The following nucleotide sequence is from Streptomyces leeuwenhoekii.
GCGTGCACATGAGTCCCGCGCCCGTGCACATAGGTGTGCCGTCGAACATCATCGAGGACTACTACCGGTTCAGCCAGCGGGAGACCATCGGCCCGGCGCAGATCGAGACCGGGGCCATCCGTGCCTTCGCCACGCTGGAGGGGCTGGTGGACGGGATCCTCGCGAGCACCGATTCGACGCATGTGGTCGTCTGCCACGGCAATCCCGAGCAGGGCCTCCTCATCCCCTTCATGCCGGGTTCCCCGCACAACGCCACGGGGCCGATGGCCGAGGCGCTCGCCGACCTGGCGAAAAAGGTGGCGCAGGGGCAGCCGCCGCTCGTGATCGACCCGAAGCTGGTCGACGCTGCCGCCAAGATGGGGGTCGACCCGGCTGCGGCGCTCCGGCTGATAGGCAAGTTCGCTCTGCTGCACTCGCCTTTCGGACCTTCTCGAACCCTTCATTTCCGGGCCTGCAACTTCGGGCAGAACAACACGATGCTGGCAGGCTACAAGTTGCTTTTCCACACCGTCATGGTCACTGCTCCGACCTGCCGGATGTTCTACCTCCGCATCCCGCCGGGCCGGCCGGGGGCCAGTTCGCCGTCCATCCCGCAACTCGCTGGGCAACAGCCCACCACTCCGCGCACCAGGCGCAGGATGTTCGGCCCGGCGCCGGACGGGACGGCCGACCCCCTGCTCGTGGACGTGCACGACATCGACGGCCACGGCCGCGTCGAAACGCTTCGAGCGCTGCTCGACCATCCCGGGCAGGGGCCGCGGTGGGCGGAACTGCTGACCGGACACTGGACGAACCACACCGCACCGAACTTCGTTCTTCCCGTGCTCTGGCGAGACACGGAGAGCAGCTTTCACTGCCCCCTCGAAGGCGGGTACCGGGAACGCCTCACGTTCGCCTAGTAGTGCTTCGTTAGGTTCTGGGCTGTCTGTGGTTGCTTCGGGGGCTGAGCAGGGGGCGCCCGCAGGTGGTGCAGGTACCGGTCCAGCACCTCAGCAGGTCCTGAAGAACATCGAGGACCTGGTAGAGGGTCAGGCCGGTGTGTGGACTTATGGGTCGAGCCGCCTGAGGGTGAGGAATGCCTGGGCGGCGGTGACGAGGGTGACGTGGTGGTGCCAGCCGCGCCAGGTGCGGCCCTCGAAGTGGTCGAGTCCGAGGCCGTGCTTGAGCTCGCGGTAGTCGTGCTCGATCCGCCAGCGCATCTTCGCCCACCGCACCAGGTCCGCGACCGGGGTGGTGGCGGGCAGGTTCGATATCCAGTAGCCCGTCGGAGCGTCCTGGCCCTCGGGCCACTCGGCCAGAAGGGTCCGGGCGGGCAGGACACCGTCCCACCGGTTGCGTCCGCCATCCGCCTCCTGGGCCGCGGCCAGGGACTGCTTGCCGGCGGGGCGCACGGTCAGGACCGTGAACCGTGAGGTCATCGCGCCTTTGCTGCCCTGGCGCCAGGTCACCTCGGTGAACCGGGCGGCACCGGCCTGCGTGGCGAGGACGGAGACGGCCGGGGGCGGGGTGCGGTAGCGGGGGAGCGTGGGCGGGCCGAGACCGCCGTAGGCGGGCCGGTGCGGCTCGGCATCCTCCGGGTGGGCGACTTCCTTCCCGGTCAGAGCCAGGACATAGGACAGCCCCCGCTCCTCGAGACCGATACGGAACGGGGTGCTGACCCCGTAGCCGGCATCGGCGACCACGACCGGCGCCTTCAGCTGCCAGTCGGCGAGCGTATCGAGCAGGCCGAGCGCCAGACGCCACTTCTCCTGGTGGACGGTATCGTCCGGCACCCCTGCCCTGCGGCATCGGTCCGGTTCGTCCGTCCACTCGCGCGGCAGGTACAACTCCCAGTCCAGCGGACAGGACGCGGTGTCGGTGGTGGCATGGACGCTGACCGCGACCTGGCAGTTCGCCCGTTTCCCGACCGCTCCGCAGTACTGCCGGGCCACCCCCACCGATGCGGTGCCGCACTTGGGGAACGACACGTCGTCGACCACCCACACCTCGGGCGTGATCACCTCGGACAGCCGCTCGTCGATCCGCCGCCGCACCGGCAGCGGATCCCGGCTCACGAACTGCTGCAGCGCCTGCATGTTCCCGTCCGGCAGCCGCTCGGCCATCGGCTGGACCGACTTGCGCCGGCCGTCCAGCATCAGACCCCGCAGATAACACTCGCCCCACCGCCGCTGATCCCGCCGCGGCAACGAGGCGAACACATCGGCAACGAACTCCGATAACTCACCCCGCGTGCGGACCCCGACCGGGCCTGATCTGGGCCGGGGCCGGATGCGCGGTCAGTCGGCGGCAACCTGCGGTCGCAGCCGCGTGCTCCGACCGGCCGGCCGCAGGGTACCGGCCTGCGAGGCGGCCGAGGAGGATCTGTCCGGGGCGACCGCACGGTGCCCCTCGACCCGGGTTACCCGACGAAGCACAGTTCCACTGGCGGAAACAGGCGGCCGCTTCGACGCGGGAGCGCACGCCGAGTCGGATGAAGATGTGTCTGAGGTGGTACTCGACGGTTCTGATGCTGACCATCGGAACCTTGGCGATCTCCTGGTTGGTCGGGCCCTGAGCGGCCAGCTCGCAGATGCGAGTACGCTGCGGCGTCAGTTCCGCGCCGCTCCGTATCCGCCTCCGCCATGTCCGGCGGGAACCTCCACGCGGTCGCCAGTAGCGCGGAGTTCCTCGGTGGCCCGCCGGGCCCAAGAGGCAGCACCGAATTGCTGGAGATTCTGTAGCGCTTCTCGCAGCAGCTCGCGCGCTGCACAGGGCTTGCGGGCGCACCGCAGCCGAAGGGCGCGGAAAAGCTGGCTCTTCGCCAGCTCCATTGCGGCTCCGTCCTGTTGGTGCTTGGGCTCCGTCGGGAAGCTGCCGGAAACGGTGGGCGTGGTCGGCTCGCCACCTGCTGCCCCGTGGCAGGGTGAGGGGTCCGCACCGGTCGTCGGCGTAGGCAGCGGCCGCGAGTTCGGTCAAGGTCAGGAATTGCCGGCTGCGAGTTCGAGTGCTTCCTCCACGGCCGCCCGGCCCGGGGGCGCCGCGTCCGCCAGCAGCCGACGGGCCGCCGCGTCGTCCACCGGCGGCAGTCGCAGCGTGTCGATGCCCTCCACAGCCGCGAGAGCCGGATGCCCCGTGACCACGCTGAGCAGCAGGCCGGCCCGCAGGGCCTCCACCCGGCGGGCCAACAGCCCCGGCACGCGCGACGAGAGGTGGTCCAGCCGATGCACGTCGTCCACGCACAACAGCACCGGCCGACCGGCACCCGAGGCTTCCGGCGTCCGGCGCGGGACCGAGGCGACCGCGAGGGCCGCTTCCGGCGGACACCGGCCCGCAACGACCCCGGCCAGGATCTCCGCGTCTCCTGCGGAGGGCTCGGGCGGGTCCTGGATCAGTCCGAGCACAGCCGTTGGCATCATGCCCCCGACACCGCGGTCTCCGAGCCGACACCCTCGACGTGGTGCACGGTGCACCCGGCAGCCGAACGCGCGGCGGCCAGAAGCGCAAAGCGTTCGCTGCCGGGCTCGCCCATCACCACAACGGCGGCTCCCCGCCCTGCGCCCAGCCCCGCGACCAGGTCGCGATGTGTCCGTTGCGCCTCGGGACACCCGTGGAGGCGGACCGGACTGCGGGGCGCCGCGTCTTCGTCGCTGTCCACGACGGCACTGTGGAGCGGTCGTTGCTGAAACGGAAGGGAGTCGTGCCGCGTCTGCCGTCCCCCTTCGACGGTGATGTGCGGCACCGCCGCGCCACGCGCACGACTGGTGGTTCCACCGGTTCGCGACCGGTCGGACCCGCGCACACTCCTTCCCCATCGTTCCCACGAGCCGGGGACGCGGAGAAGGGACTCACCCGTGCGACGCCTGCGTACCCTCTTGCTCGCCGCGCTCTCGGCCGTGGCGCTCGCCGTGTTCGGGGTGTCCGGTGCCAGTGCCGCCGATGCGACGACCAGCGGCCGCACGCCCGTGATCCTCGTCCACGGCTTCGCCGGCAACGCCACCAACCTGGCCGTCGTCAGGCCGTGTTCAAGGCCGATGGCTACTCCGACGGCGATCTGTTCGCCTACCAGTACAACTGGACGCAGTCCAAAGCGATCAGCGCCGGCGGCCTGGCCGCATACGTGCGGCGGGTCCTCGCGACCACCGGCGCACACCAGGTCGACATCGTCAACCACTCCATGGGCGGCCTGGTCAGCAACTGGTACGTCAAGAGACTCGGTGGCCCAGCCCTACGTCCGTCACCTCGCCTCCATCGCGGGGCCAACCACGGCACCACCGCGGCCGGTGCCTGCCTGGTGAACCTGTCCTGCGTGGAGATGTTCCCCGGGTCCGTCTTCCTGGCCACGCTCAACGCAGACGACGAAACCCCGGGTAACACGCAGTACACCACCTGATACTCGCCGTGTGACGGCAACATCGTCCCCTACGCCAGCACTCCGCTCGCCGGTGCCGCCAACCATCCGGTCCCCTGCGAGATCCCATCTCGGTCTTCCTGGCCGACATATCGACCCTCCGGGCTGTCGGCCGCTTCCTCAGGAGCTGAGCCCGCATGTCCCGGCTTCCGGCGCAACCCCGCGACCGAAGGCGACGGTGCGAGGCCATGACGTCGCGGACCGCGGGAGCTGACCGACGGCGACGGCACGGAGGAGGTCACCAAGGCCGTCGCCGCCGGTCAACGTCGGTGGCGGCCCGTCTACCGCAGGGTGTGCGCGCAGATGGCACGTTCGGAGGAACGGTCCCGCCGGGCGATACCCGGCGCTGCACAGCGGGACTGAGCACTGCCGAGGTCGCCGAGGAGATGCCGCCAGGGCCGGCGGCGCGCTCCGCCGGCCCTGGCGGCGGAGCGTCCGAGCCGGAACCGGCCCCACGCCGCCCCGGACCGGGACCGGTGAAGCCGGCCCGGGAGGGGAACTCCGCCCACTCCCGCCCCGGACGTCGGACGCGCTCGTCCGGTGACCGCTACCGCCCAGGTGAGGGCGGCGCCGCCCGCTAGAGGGCTGGACGGCGCCGTTGCTGTTCGGTCCCGTCCAGGCGCCTGCCAGGACGGTCGGACTCACCGGTCGGCGCCGCAGGAGCGGATCTGGCCGATCGGTGTGTACGGGCTCCCGTCGAGGTCGGTGTCCATGGTGATGATCTGGTCGCCGACGTAGGAGAGGTGCCGCAGGAACGTCCCGTTGTCGTCGCACAGGACGAGCGGGTCCGCACCGCTGTCGCAGGTGACCAGCGACGACGACGGAGGCAGGGCGTCCTGTCGGCCCCCGTCCTCGTCGAGGTAGTACACCGAGCCGTCACAGCACACCATCCGCGTCCACGACCGCTTCCCCAGACCGGGGACGTCGTAGGTGATGATGAAGTGCGCCATGACACCGGCCCCGTTGAACGGGTTGTCGACGACAGTCTCTTGCGCCTCGAAGTACAGGGTGTTCGTCCCGGGCCGCGCCCCGGGGATGGTGGCCGGCCCGAAGGTGTACGCCGTCCCGTTGTGGCTCGCCGTGGGCGGCAGGGTGATCCACGCTCCGTCATTGAGGCGGAACCGGTTGGCGACCTGGTCGGCGTTCAGCACGGTGATCTGCACCCGGATCGAGTCCGGGTCCGCCGCGGCCGGGAGGCTGAACGACGCTCGCGCCCACCACCTCATCGGGTTCGCCGGGCTGCCGCTCAGGGTGGGGCCCTCGCCCGAGGCACCGGTACTGCGGGTGAGGCCGTCGGGGTGCGGGGAGATCCACCCGGCCTTGCGGACCGGCGCCGAGTCGGTGACGGACCAGGCGGCCGGGTTGGGGGCGAACCTGGCCCGATAGGTCTGGTACCAGGTCGCACCGGCGGCCGGCCCGTCGGCGTCGCCGTCCGTGGTCCACGTCCAGACCGTGTCGATGCTGTTGTCGTAGACCTGGGCCTCGTTGGAGATGAACTCGATCGTCTCCGTGACCGTGTCCGTGATGCAAACCTGTACCGGCTGGCAGCAGTCCTGTGTCGCCGCGCAGGGGATGGCGGTGGTCGGCAGGGCACCGGGGTACCGGGTGCCGTCGGAGGCGATGTACGTGGCTGTGCCGTCGCAGCCGTGCTCGACCGTCCAGTACTCGGGTGTGCCCGGTACCCGGTAGGTGAGGGTGACGTCGAGGAGGGCTCCGGCGACTGTCGGGGCGCCGAACTCGTGCACGCGGATGGCCAGGTTGTTCCGGCCGGCGACGGCGCCGGTGATCGGGTGGTCCGGCTCGCTGTACGGCGGATCGACGAACCTCGTGTTCTGGGTCGGCGTCGGCGTTTCGGGGCCGCCGTTGAGCGAGTAGCCCACGACCGCGTCGTCCGCGTTCAGGGTGTCGATCTTCAGCGAGGTCGCATCGAGGACCGCGTTCGGCGGCAGCGTGAACGACGCCACCATGTAGTAGTCCGACGCGCCGTCCGGCAGACCCGCCGTCGACCTGTCCGCGTTGATGCCGACCCAGCCTCCTCCGGGCGGCAGCGGCGTCGTCCACGCCGGGTGGGGCGCTACGTCGTGGACCGGCCTGCCGCCGACCGGAGTCGGCCCCCAGGTCCACGCCGGATCCACCCCGCCCGACGTGTCGTTGCCCGGGTTCGAGACGACGCGTGTCGACCTCGGGACGAGGGGTGTGACACAGATCGTTTCGTACGTGGGCTCGCAGCACTCCCCCACCGTGCCGCCCTCGCTGGGAACGTACCGGGTGTTGCCGTCCAGAGTCGTGTCCCGGGTGTCGGCGAGCGCTCCGGAGAAGTCGCTGTAGACCAGGTGCCGCAGGAATGGGGTCACCGTGCCGTCGGGGCCGGCGTCGCACAGGAGCAGCGGCTCCACGTCATAGCGCTGCCGGTCCTCGCGCGAGTCCCTGCACTGGCCGACTGCCCCCGTCGGGGTGTACGGCGTGACCGCGTCGAGGTCGGTGTCCGTGGCGTCGACGACGCCGCCCGAACAGTCCCGGCAGACGGTGCGCAGGAAGGGTCGGGCGACATCGACCGTGACGTCGAGCATCCCGTACTGCGGGAAGCTGCCGCCGACCGTCCCGACAGGCGCGGTCCACACGGTCACGTTGGTCATACGGAACGTCGAGGCGTCCGTGTCGCGTGCACCCGGGCCGGCGGTCAGGATGCGGGTCGTACGGTCGTAGACGTGGTTGGCGTGGATGCTGACGACCTGTGTGCCCAGCGGCATGGTGAGGGACGTCGCACGGCCGCCGACGAGGCCGAGTGCCTGCCACTGAAGGGTGACGGGCTCGCTGAACGTGTAGACGGCTGGTTGAGCGTCCGCCCGGTACCGGCGCGTGCTGAACAAGACCGTGTCACCCCCCGTGGACGACCAGGTGACCCCGTTGGGAAGCGTGCTCCCGCCCTGCGGCATCGGCGGGATGGGACCGATGGCGGAGGTGACGGCCCGGGTGTCGCACAGCTGGACCGTCTCGCAGTTCTGGCAGCGCGAGGGCCGTTCGTCACACGGTAGGCGCTCCGCGCACACGGCCACCTCGCCGACGGGGGCGTAGGGGGTGCCGTCGAGGGCGGTGTCCACGATGTCGGTGGTCTCACCGGTGATGCAGTCGCGGAGGTAGGTGCGGAGAAAGCGTTGTCCGCACCCGGTGGCCTCCAGTTCGCCGGTGAGGGTGAAGCCGGTGAACGTCCAGGACTTGGGGCCCGACTGGGCGGTCTCGGCACCGAGCCGGATGCGGATCCTCCCGGCCCGCACGTCGGACAGGGGGACGGTGGCGCTGACGGTGCGCGGGCCGGTCCAGCCGACCCGCGTGCTCGGTGGGAACGGGGAGACGGCGAGGGACCTGTTGCCGTTGAGGAGCTCCAGGCCACCGGTGGAGCCCTGTCCGGCGGTGGGGCCGTTGAGGGTCGTGGTCACCCTGGCCTGGATCCGCACCATGTCGTCGGGCTCGCCGCAGTCGGTGCAGGCGACGACGGCCGTGCCCGCCGCATAGGTCAGGTCGTGCCTGCCGCCGGTGGGGCCGAAGGTGACGCTCTGTCCGTCCCACAGCTGTTGACCGACCGTCGCACCCGCATCGAACTCGTTGGCGCTGGGCACGTCCACCGGAGCCTCGGAGAACGGCAGGTAGGTGGCCGAGAGGTCAAGCGGAACGGGCGCGGAGTCACACAGGATCTCCGTGTTCGAGGAGCGGCACGGTGAGGGACAGGTGCCGACCGCGCCGGTGGGACTGTAGGCGGCGCCGTCCGGTGTGCGGTCGAAAGTGGCCAGCAGCTCGCCGCCGGAGTCGTAGGTGGTGGCCCGCAGGAAGGTGGTGACGGTACCGTCCTCGGCGATGTCGCACAGCATCTGTGTGCTCGTGGTGTTCGTCCCCGGCTCGCACGGGCGCAGTGTTCCCCGGGGAAGGTAAGCGGTGCCGGTGGTGGGGTCGACGGTGCGTGTGCCCACGCGGTCGCCGGTGACGGTGTCGTAGAGGGGCTCGACGAGTGCGACGCCGGCCACCGTGCCGTCCGTGAGGACATCGCACAGGAGGATCGCCCCGACGTCGACACCGCGCACGGCGGGGGCGTCGGTGATGACGTGTTGTCCGCATCCGCAACTGTTCACAGCTGGTCTCCCTTGGTGTAGGTGATCGTGGAGATGCCGGTGTCCGCAGGGGTGGCGAACGGTCCGGTGAGGCAGGTGTCCTGCCTGGTGACGCCGCAGGTGGCGGCCTTGCTCAGGCGCGATGTGCCGTTGGTCGCCGCTGGCTGGTGCCGTGTGGACGACCAGCGCCCGCCGGGGGCGGTCCGGGAACCGCCGCCCGGCGAGCTCGGCCGGGCGGGTCGGGAAGCCGGGTCCGGTGCCGTGCACCGCGAGGCGGAGGAGGGCGCCGTGGCGGAGCCACGGCAACCGACGACAACGCGGCCAGGCGCGGTGCCGGGCCCCGCGAGCCCCGCATGATCCGGACGGAAGACCCTAGTTCGAGCTGTTGTCGGGGGCCCTGCACTGACCGACTTGGCCGGTGGGCGTGTAGGGCTCGCCGTCCAGGGTGGTGTCCGAGTGGGCGAGGACGGCGCCCGTGTCGCAGTCGATGACGAAGGTGCGCAGGAACTGCACGTCGCACCCGTCGAGTACGGCGGCCACGGTGAACTGGTCGGCGGTCCAGGACTTCCTGGTGACGTGGAAGGTCTCCAGGTACAGGCCCACGTAGAGGTTGCCGTCGGCGAGGTCCGCCGCTGTGACGGGGGCGGAGACGGTGAGGGTTTCGACGTGGCCGACAGGGGCGTTCCGCGTCGCGTTGTCCTGGACGATCAGTGTGGTGCCGCGAAACAGCATCAGTGAACCGTCCTGGGCTTGGCCCGGACCCGGTCCGTTCAGCGTGACACGTGTGGAGACGGTGAGTGTGCCGGTGGCTCCCTCGCAGTTGAGCGGGGCGGCGGTGATGCGGCCGACGGCAGTGCGGTAGACCTGGGTGCCGTCGCCGGCGGAGGCGTTCGGGTCGGCCGGGTAGACGAGGGCGCCGCCGGACCACAGGGAGGCATGCGAACCCGCGAGGTCCGGGAAGGCCGGTCCGAGGTTGAACCTGGTGACCGTGTCGTCCACGATCGTGGGCGAGACCGGGATGGTTGTGGTGGTGGCGTCACACAGCAGGAGCGTCGAAGAGCTGCAGCACCGTGGCGGGCACCAGCAGGCGCACGACATCCGGCCGCCGTTCGGTGCGCAGGGAACAGAGTTGGGGCACATGTACGCCTCCTGGCGTGTCCGGCGGCGGTGGGTGACCGGCCGCGTTCGGTGGTGGATTGACGGTCGCGTCATGGGCGGGGGAAGAGGTCTGCGGGTATGCCGCCGGCCGAGTCGGCGCGGTTCCCCGCGAGGCGGCTTCCGGGGAAGGTGACACCTGGGGCGGTGCGGATGGGGCCGCCCGGTGGGGGCAGGCCGGTGGTGTTATGGCGAGCCCGTCGATCCAGAGCCCCGCCTCGGCGGCTTCCCGCTCGTCGGGGGTGAAGAAGTCCTCGGCGGTGTGCGGGGCGGCGTACGGCCAGCCGAGCGCACAGCACCGGGCGCCGGTGTGCACCATGACGGGCTCGGCCGGCTCGGTCTGCGGTCGGCTGAACTCCTTCTGCTCTGGCGCCCCGGGCGCCTTCTCGTCGGTGGGTGCGTCGCGCCGAGCGTCGACCGCGCGGCCGCCCGGCGCCGGTTACGCATGCACTTCGGTGACGTCGCGGGTGCCGGCACAGCCGCCGGGGTCGTCGTGCGGCAGCGGGTGCAGGAGATGAGTTGCCCGACGCCCCCCGCGCTTCTCAGCGGGGGCGTTGCCCCGGCGATCCCGCAGCGTGCCTCCGCGTTCAGACCCTCGCCAGTGCCGCCAGGCCCCTCGACCGCCTCACTGATGACCGTTTCGAGGGCCGGGAGGTCGGGCGGCGCACCATCGCCCTCGGCGTCGCGACCACCCTGCGCCGGATCGGCATCGCCGGCACGCTCCTGCGCGGCCCAGACGCCGGCCTCGGCGGCTACGCGGCGCACGGCCCGCTCACCGGGGACCGACTCGACGCCCCGCGCGAGGATACGGAGTACCTCGGGATCTTGCGGAGCGATGCCGGTGCACTGGCTCGTGGTCTCGAACGCACCGACCAGGGCTTGGGCTTCCCTCGGCTGGTCACCGCCGGGACCGGAAATGTCCTCGGTCAACTCGAATACGGCCATGGCCGGGCACTCTCCGAATCACTCGTGGAGATTGCCCGGCCCAGAACCAGCAGCAGAAGGCGTGACCTTACACGGTCCGCAATGTATCAGTTACTGACTGTATCACTATCCGGTCGCGGCTTCAAGCTCAGGCGGGGCCGCGTCGGGGCGCGGCGGCCGGATTCTGCCGCGGCGTCCCCTTCTCCCGCACAACGCTGTTGTGGTACCGCCTGGAGACGATGTCCGCAGTCGCCTTGGACCCGGTGAACAGCACTTTGCCGCTGCCGCCGTCCGCGACGACTTCCCACTGCCGGTGCCTGTGTCCGCAAGAGCAACCCATCAGTCGCTTCCTTCCTCAGCCGAGTGCCCGGCGAAGCGCCGGGCAGCGCCGTACAAGATGGAGCCGGAGTTGTGGTCGCCACCCGGGCGACCTCCAGGGTGGGGCCGTTGTCGTGGTGCGGCGAGCAGCGGCCGGCAGGCGATCGTCCCGCGCTGAACCTCGTCGGCGACGGCTTCCCCGAGCAGGAGGACCGGTCCGCGGGGCTCGCCGGTGGCACCCGGCGAGGACCGCGCACATCTGCCGGGACCGCACAGGACCGGTGCGGGCTGGTCATGCCGCGAGCCCCATGCAGGGGACGAGGACGGTAGGCACGTGCCCGTACTCGTGCTCGACACCGGCGGCTATCAGCTCGCGGGCGTAGCCGTCAAGGGACGCGGTGAGGCAGTCGGGGTCGATGCCGTACCGGGTGGCGATCTCCGGAACGCGCGCCCACGCGCCCTCGAGGAGCCGCCACTGCTCGACCTTGCCGGCGTCTACTGCGAAGAGGGTGTGCAGGCGGGCCGACTCGATGTCACGGGCGCCGGCTCGCGCCGAGCGGGGGCAAGCCGGGGTACGGCGCAGTTTCTCGCCGGCGGCGGTCAGCGCCCCCCAGATGAGGCCGTCGGCAGCAGCAACCAGCGCATCGCCGGGCCCGGCGACAGCGGCCGGGTCGCGCTCGTGCACGGGAAGGCTCAGCAGTGCCCACGGATCGCGGCGCTTGACGTCTCGTGTCCCCGTCAGGATCTCCGCGGGGTCCTCCAGGCCCGCGGTGAATCGGCCGACGGCCTCGTCGCGCATCGTGCGGGAGGCGTTGCCGGATGCGGCGGCGAGCGGGTCGGGCCCGGTCATCAGTCGGCGTCCTTCCGGGAGTCGTCCCAGCGATTGAGGAGGACCGCGGCACCGGCGACCGCCGGCCACTCCATGCCGTGGACGAGGAGCGGGGCCCGGTCGAACCCGCCGGTGACCAGGAGCCAAGTCGCCAGCAGTGCCCCGGACACCCACCAGCCTATGCAGTAGACGCACGAGATCAGCGTGACCACGGCTGCGCGGGCTGCCGCATCGGGGCGGGCCTGCTGCCAGTCGTCGATGCGAGACCGGACTGGGCCGAGAATCGAGTCGTGGACGAGGAATTGCGTCGTCCGGTAGCCGGCCAGGGCCAGGAGCACCAGCTCGGCGAGACTGATCATGCCGCCCCCCTCTGGAGCCATGCGGGGCTCGACGCGCCGCACTCGGCCTGGTCGACGATCGCGCCGGCCCGCAAGGGGTCCGGAACGGCCACGGCCCTGATCGACTCGGAACAGTCGCTGTCGACAGATCTCCTCGGGCGTGAGGGCATGCCACATCACTCCTGGCGCATGGTTGCGGGCGGACATCGGTCCCGCTGCGACCGTCCGCGTCATGCTGATGCACGGACCCCGCCTCGGCGACCGCAGTGGACTAGCTGTATTGCCCTGTGAGGTTGGGGACGCGGCTGGCGGGTGGTTGCCCTTTCAGCGCGGTGTGTCCGCGGTGGTGATTGTAGGAGTGCAGCCACTGTGGGAACGCTTCGCGGCGTTCGGTCTCTGACCGGTAGGGCCGTGCGTAGGCCCACTCGTCCAGCAGGGTGCGGTTGAAGCGTTCGACCTTGCCGTTGGTCTGGGGCCGGTAGGGTCGGGTTCGCTTGTGGGTGATCCCGGCTGCTGCCAGGGCGTCGCGCCAGCCGCGTGAGCGGTAGCAGGAGCCGTTGTCGGTCAGTACTCGTTCCACGGTGATCCCGCACTCGGTGAAGTAGGCGTGTGCCCGCTTCCAGAAGGCGGTGGCGGTTTCCTTCTTCTCGTCGGTGTGTATCTCGCTGTAGGCCAGGCGGGAGTGGTCGTCGACGGCGGTGTGCAGGTAGCTGTAGCCGGCGTTCGTCCGGTTCTTGCGCCCCGCAGCCCGGCCGAGGACTTTGTGGCCGCCGCCGTTGGGGATGTTGCCGAGCTTCTTGATGTCGACGTGGACGAGTTCGCCGGGCCGGTCTCGTTCGTAGCGGCGGATGGCACGGCCCGTCGCCCGGTCCAGATGGGCGAGGCGGGCCAGTCCGTAACGGGTCAGGACGCGGTGCACGGTGGAGGGCACCAGCCGTAGCAGGTGCGCGATGCGGGCCGGTCCCCACCGGCGCAGGACCCGGACCTTGATGATGCGGCGCTCGGTGTGGGTTGGGGTGCGGCGCGGGCTGTGGTGGGGCGGCTGGAGCGGTC
It contains:
- a CDS encoding helix-turn-helix transcriptional regulator, with amino-acid sequence MRPQALCSARAAARSATESPAIRCCLLGPAGHRGTPRYWRPRGGSRRTWRRRIRSGAELTPQRTRICELAAQGPTNQEIAKVPMVSIRTVEYHLRHIFIRLGVRSRVEAAACFRQWNCASSGNPGRGAPCGRPGQILLGRLAGRYPAAGRSEHAAATAGCRRLTAHPAPAQIRPGRGPHAG
- a CDS encoding esterase/lipase family protein; the encoded protein is MFKADGYSDGDLFAYQYNWTQSKAISAGGLAAYVRRVLATTGAHQVDIVNHSMGGLVSNWYVKRLGGPALRPSPRLHRGANHGTTAAGACLVNLSCVEMFPGSVFLATLNADDETPGNTQYTT
- a CDS encoding IS701 family transposase; protein product: MRPRPRSGPVGVRTRGELSEFVADVFASLPRRDQRRWGECYLRGLMLDGRRKSVQPMAERLPDGNMQALQQFVSRDPLPVRRRIDERLSEVITPEVWVVDDVSFPKCGTASVGVARQYCGAVGKRANCQVAVSVHATTDTASCPLDWELYLPREWTDEPDRCRRAGVPDDTVHQEKWRLALGLLDTLADWQLKAPVVVADAGYGVSTPFRIGLEERGLSYVLALTGKEVAHPEDAEPHRPAYGGLGPPTLPRYRTPPPAVSVLATQAGAARFTEVTWRQGSKGAMTSRFTVLTVRPAGKQSLAAAQEADGGRNRWDGVLPARTLLAEWPEGQDAPTGYWISNLPATTPVADLVRWAKMRWRIEHDYRELKHGLGLDHFEGRTWRGWHHHVTLVTAAQAFLTLRRLDP
- a CDS encoding DUF1360 domain-containing protein, whose product is MISLAELVLLALAGYRTTQFLVHDSILGPVRSRIDDWQQARPDAAARAAVVTLISCVYCIGWWVSGALLATWLLVTGGFDRAPLLVHGMEWPAVAGAAVLLNRWDDSRKDAD